From a single Thalassophryne amazonica chromosome 7, fThaAma1.1, whole genome shotgun sequence genomic region:
- the rps19 gene encoding 40S ribosomal protein S19 yields MPGVTVKDVNQQEFVRALAAFLKKSGKLKVPDWVDLVKLGRHKELAPSDENWFYIRAASTVRHLYLRGGAGVGSMTKIYGGRKRNGVCPAHYSVGSKNVARKVLQALELLKMIEKDPNGGRRLTPQGTRDLDRIAGQVAAASKKSA; encoded by the exons atgccAGGTGTTACAGTGAAAGACGTCAACCAGCAGGAATTTGTTCGTGCCCTTGCAGCCTTTCTGAAGAA GTCAGGAAAGCTAAAGGTACCAGACTGGGTTGATCTCGTTAAGCTGGGCAGGCACAAGGAACTGGCCCCCAGTGATGAGAACTGGTTCTACATTAGAGCTG CGTCCACAGTGCGCCACCTTTACCTTCGTGGGGGTGCTGGTGTTGGCTCCATGACTAAAATCTATGGTGGTCGTAAGAGGAACGGCGTCTGTCCTGCCCACTACAGCGTTGGGTCTAAGAATGTGGCGCGTAAGGTGCTGCAGGCCCTTGAGCTGCTCAAGATGATTGAGAAGGACCCCAATGG TGGTCGCAGACTAACGCCACAGGGAACCAGGGATCTGGACAGAATTGCTGGCcag